A region of Lycium barbarum isolate Lr01 chromosome 1, ASM1917538v2, whole genome shotgun sequence DNA encodes the following proteins:
- the LOC132632512 gene encoding eukaryotic translation initiation factor 1A-like — MPKNKGKGGKNRKRGKNEADDEKRELIFKEDGQEYAQVQRMLGNGRCEATCIDGTKRLCHIRGKMHKKVWIAAGDIVLVGLRDYQDDKADVILKYMPDEARLLKAYGELPENTRLNEGVANLDEEDENTVDNYIEFEDEDIDRI; from the exons atgcctaagaacaaaggAAAAGGAGGTAAGAACAGGAAGAGAGGTAAAAACGAAGCAGATGATGAGAAAAGAGAACTTATATTCAAAGAAGATGGACAAGAATACGCACAAGTACAACGTATGTTAGGTAATGGAAGATGTGAAGCCACGTGTATTGATGGAACAAAACGTTTGTGTCATATACGTGGTAAGATGCATAAAAAAGTATGGATTGCTGCTGGTGATATTGTTCTTGTTGGTCTTCGTGATTATCAG GATGATAAAGCTGATGTCATTCTGAAGTACATGCCAGATGAGGCAAGGCTGTTGAAGGCATATGGAGAGTTGCCAGAGAACACTAGGCTCAATGAGGGTGTTGCTAATTTGGATGAAGAGGACGAGAACACTGTTGATAATTATATCGAGTTTGAGGATGAGGACATTGACAGAATCTAA